A region of Candidatus Obscuribacter sp. DNA encodes the following proteins:
- a CDS encoding polyprenyl synthetase family protein: MDLDFNFDQYLKVRRQRLEQALESYLISREPVKLWQSMHYSVLSGGKRLRAILTMAAAESVHLSKLADANSKQKYAQIDPVELTLPLASAIEMVHAMSLIHDDLPCLDNDDLRRGKPTNHVVYGEAMALLAGDGLLMLANEVLLTATSDFVSRQNLLAITLELARATGPSGMVGGQVMDMEMTGAKAGSFDASYIKSIHECKTGALIRFALWSGGKLMDADETQLKSLWRLGEILGLAFQITDDLLDVTGSAESLGKTPGKDLATSKATWVSVYGIEQARTKLGELESEGKQLIKDSRLDNTNCPALENLLQYSIHRNK, translated from the coding sequence TTGGATTTAGATTTCAATTTTGATCAATACCTGAAAGTAAGACGACAGAGACTGGAACAAGCTCTGGAGAGCTATCTCATTAGCCGAGAGCCGGTCAAACTCTGGCAGTCGATGCACTATTCGGTATTATCGGGCGGCAAACGCTTGAGAGCAATTTTGACCATGGCTGCTGCCGAGTCAGTGCACTTGAGCAAATTAGCCGACGCTAATAGCAAACAAAAATATGCTCAAATCGATCCTGTTGAGCTTACTTTGCCGCTGGCCAGCGCCATTGAGATGGTGCACGCTATGAGTCTTATCCATGACGATTTGCCCTGTCTGGACAATGATGATTTAAGACGCGGCAAGCCTACCAACCACGTAGTCTATGGCGAAGCCATGGCACTGCTTGCTGGAGATGGGCTATTGATGCTGGCCAACGAAGTCTTGCTCACCGCTACAAGTGACTTTGTCAGTCGCCAAAATCTCCTCGCCATTACCCTTGAACTGGCACGCGCCACCGGTCCCAGTGGCATGGTCGGTGGTCAGGTCATGGACATGGAGATGACCGGAGCCAAAGCCGGTAGCTTTGACGCATCATATATAAAGTCCATTCACGAGTGCAAAACAGGAGCACTGATTAGATTTGCTCTCTGGTCTGGCGGCAAACTAATGGACGCAGATGAGACACAGCTAAAGAGTCTCTGGCGACTGGGCGAAATTTTGGGTCTGGCATTTCAGATTACAGACGATCTATTAGATGTGACTGGTTCGGCCGAGAGCCTCGGTAAGACTCCTGGTAAGGACCTGGCCACCAGCAAGGCGACCTGGGTCAGTGTCTATGGCATCGAGCAAGCCCGCACCAAACTCGGTGAGCTTGAGAGCGAAGGAAAACAACTTATAAAAGACTCTCGTCTTGACAACACCAATTGTCCAGCACTGGAAAATTTGCTCCAGTACTCTATCCATAGAAATAAATAG
- a CDS encoding acyl-CoA dehydrogenase family protein: MSGKYTTEQLAWLQKARDFARRVPLSEVMDSDSKNVFRRDLFEAACKEGLGSLPFPSTYGGSGGDYVSFALVNEEFGRLCTPIMSSLGVHVLCQEPIYRFGSEEQKQKYLPKAATGEYLGAFGLTEPNAGSDTAAIETTARLEGDHYILNGTKTFITSGASADFYIVMRQAAWRGRRQKGQYHCLCCRARF, translated from the coding sequence TTGAGCGGCAAATACACCACTGAGCAGCTTGCCTGGCTACAAAAAGCCCGCGACTTTGCACGCCGGGTACCGCTTAGCGAAGTCATGGACTCAGATAGCAAAAATGTTTTCAGACGCGACTTGTTTGAAGCAGCTTGCAAAGAAGGGCTAGGTTCACTACCTTTTCCCAGCACCTATGGTGGCTCTGGTGGCGACTATGTCAGTTTTGCCCTGGTCAACGAAGAATTTGGTCGTCTGTGCACACCGATTATGAGTTCACTTGGCGTCCATGTGCTTTGCCAGGAGCCAATTTACCGCTTTGGCAGCGAAGAGCAAAAACAAAAATACTTACCCAAAGCCGCCACCGGAGAGTATCTCGGAGCATTTGGTCTGACCGAGCCCAATGCCGGATCCGACACAGCCGCAATTGAGACCACAGCCAGATTGGAGGGTGATCATTACATCCTCAACGGCACCAAGACCTTCATCACATCAGGTGCTTCTGCTGATTTTTATATTGTCATGCGCCAAGCTGCTTGGCGAGGGCGAAGACAAAAAGGGCAATATCACTGCCTTTGTTGTAGAGCGCGGTTTTGA
- a CDS encoding LD-carboxypeptidase encodes MQALKSDSPIKPKVLKKGDTVGIIAPSSPTFDAGNLEFTLNWLKSLGLKYKLGKHTFASYSSYAGKDELRLEDLHTFFADKEVQAVMPLRGGAGASRLLPHIDFDLIKANPKAFVGFSDITGLLIPIYQNCNLVTFHGPTLNLMYENAYTHSYWLKAVMSTQPIGLITDPSDNDPWGADYPPPRMVIAEGKGSGRLTGGCLTLIRGLMGTPYEIETDNRIVFIEDVDEEPHTMDRMLTQLVLAGKFAKAQGIIVGDCSGCRPGGSKRNALTLNHSLETVLRERLGNLGIPVVYGMKIGHTMDKLTLPLGVLANLSATKGGVRLKLTEGACGDKTPAPQK; translated from the coding sequence TTGCAAGCACTCAAAAGTGATAGCCCAATAAAACCCAAAGTCCTCAAAAAAGGCGACACAGTCGGCATTATTGCGCCATCGTCGCCGACTTTTGATGCTGGCAATCTGGAGTTTACGCTCAATTGGCTCAAGTCTCTGGGGCTTAAATACAAGCTTGGCAAGCATACTTTTGCCAGCTATAGCAGCTATGCCGGCAAAGACGAGCTAAGACTCGAGGATTTGCACACGTTTTTTGCCGACAAAGAGGTGCAGGCTGTCATGCCTCTGCGCGGTGGTGCCGGTGCATCAAGACTTTTGCCGCATATTGATTTTGATTTGATCAAAGCTAATCCCAAAGCATTTGTCGGCTTTAGCGACATCACCGGGCTGCTCATCCCCATTTATCAAAATTGCAATTTGGTCACTTTTCACGGACCAACTCTCAATCTCATGTACGAAAACGCCTACACCCATAGCTATTGGCTAAAGGCAGTGATGAGCACCCAACCGATTGGTCTGATCACAGATCCCTCCGATAACGACCCCTGGGGGGCCGATTATCCGCCACCACGGATGGTTATAGCCGAGGGTAAGGGCTCTGGTCGGTTGACTGGCGGATGCCTCACTCTTATACGTGGACTGATGGGCACTCCCTACGAAATCGAGACTGACAATCGCATCGTCTTTATCGAAGACGTCGACGAAGAACCCCACACAATGGATCGCATGCTGACTCAGCTTGTACTGGCTGGCAAATTTGCCAAAGCTCAAGGCATCATTGTCGGAGATTGCAGTGGTTGCAGACCTGGTGGCAGTAAGCGCAACGCTCTCACTCTCAATCATTCGCTGGAGACTGTCCTGAGAGAGCGTCTCGGCAATCTCGGTATACCAGTTGTCTATGGTATGAAAATTGGGCACACCATGGACAAATTGACTTTGCCTCTGGGCGTATTGGCTAATCTCAGTGCCACCAAAGGCGGTGTGCGTCTAAAACTTACAGAAGGAGCCTGTGGTGATAAAACCCCCGCACCTCAAAAGTAA
- a CDS encoding LD-carboxypeptidase → MIKPPHLKSKDKVALIAPGSRPAKPSDVKRAETIVAEMGFTPVVGKHVLNTHGFMAGTDSERLADLNRAIMDDSIRAIWCLTGGYGTLPLLPSLPYQEFEQSPKIVMGAEDNSHLTLALYTRTNVVTLYGPNADSVKSKQAFETVKRSLTHVDYPELVTHDPVLEHYAFVGVEGSGKGQVLPVNLTALISLFGTEFEPTLVGRLLLIEDARERNDILDRWFTTLYISGKLSSVAALALGQLDNVDSRGASNMLSFEELVYDRVVEMGLPSCFDLPFNQTESVVPVGIWGQLEATSRGAKLTYLESVLSK, encoded by the coding sequence GTGATAAAACCCCCGCACCTCAAAAGTAAAGACAAAGTCGCCCTGATTGCTCCCGGTAGCCGTCCAGCCAAGCCCTCGGACGTCAAACGGGCTGAGACTATCGTGGCTGAAATGGGCTTTACCCCTGTAGTCGGCAAGCATGTATTAAATACTCATGGCTTTATGGCGGGCACCGATAGTGAGCGTCTGGCCGACTTAAACCGCGCCATTATGGACGATAGCATCCGCGCAATCTGGTGTCTTACTGGTGGCTATGGCACATTGCCGCTTTTGCCTTCTTTGCCATATCAGGAGTTTGAGCAGTCTCCAAAAATTGTTATGGGAGCCGAGGACAATAGTCACCTCACACTGGCTCTTTATACTCGTACTAATGTAGTCACACTTTATGGACCAAATGCCGATAGTGTCAAAAGCAAACAAGCCTTTGAGACTGTTAAAAGGTCTTTGACCCATGTAGATTATCCAGAGCTTGTTACTCACGATCCTGTACTTGAGCATTATGCTTTTGTTGGTGTTGAAGGTAGTGGCAAGGGTCAGGTCCTGCCAGTCAATCTTACAGCGCTAATATCGCTCTTTGGCACTGAGTTTGAGCCGACTCTAGTGGGGCGTCTCTTGCTTATAGAGGACGCCAGGGAGCGCAATGATATCCTGGACCGCTGGTTTACCACACTCTATATCTCTGGCAAATTATCGAGCGTGGCGGCGCTGGCTCTTGGTCAACTCGATAATGTTGATAGCAGAGGCGCTAGCAATATGCTCTCGTTTGAAGAGCTCGTTTATGACCGTGTAGTGGAGATGGGTCTGCCCAGCTGTTTTGACTTGCCGTTTAATCAGACCGAGTCGGTTGTACCAGTGGGTATCTGGGGACAGCTCGAGGCCACCAGTCGCGGCGCTAAATTGACTTATCTGGAGTCTGTGCTGAGTAAGTAA
- a CDS encoding type II toxin-antitoxin system HigB family toxin — MEILNSRAIKQFIQLHAEAEAPLNDWVTKVRAAQWKSNADVQRTFNRADHLGDQKFVFNIGGNNFRMAAMVRIENEKVYVLKLMTHSEYDREKF; from the coding sequence GTGGAGATACTCAATTCCAGGGCTATTAAGCAATTTATACAGTTACACGCTGAAGCAGAGGCTCCTCTCAATGATTGGGTAACCAAAGTAAGGGCAGCTCAGTGGAAGAGTAACGCGGATGTTCAGCGGACTTTCAATAGGGCTGATCATCTAGGCGACCAGAAATTTGTCTTCAATATTGGTGGCAACAATTTTCGCATGGCGGCGATGGTGCGGATAGAAAACGAAAAGGTTTACGTCCTGAAGCTAATGACTCACTCAGAATATGACAGGGAGAAATTCTGA
- a CDS encoding transcriptional regulator, translating to MVTEKYKALVERFPLVPIRSDDHLDQAHEVAQLLMMREEPLSFDEREYLEVLLSEIGKYEKKHHDLVVQDLAPNVLLQSLMKDHGLKQVDIQAILGVNSSGVISEIVSGKRELTKEHCVKLGNHFKLTPAAFLPRLVV from the coding sequence ATGGTTACCGAAAAATACAAGGCTCTAGTTGAGCGCTTTCCCCTCGTGCCAATCAGAAGCGATGACCATCTAGATCAGGCTCATGAAGTGGCTCAACTCTTGATGATGAGAGAAGAACCGTTGTCTTTTGATGAGAGAGAATATTTGGAAGTATTGCTCAGTGAGATTGGCAAATATGAAAAGAAGCACCACGACTTAGTTGTCCAAGACTTGGCGCCAAATGTACTTTTGCAGTCTCTGATGAAGGACCATGGTCTGAAGCAAGTTGACATTCAAGCCATACTAGGAGTCAATTCTTCCGGTGTTATAAGTGAGATTGTAAGTGGTAAAAGAGAGCTGACAAAAGAGCATTGTGTCAAACTCGGCAATCATTTCAAATTGACTCCTGCTGCGTTTCTTCCTAGGCTTGTTGTTTAG
- a CDS encoding TonB family protein, producing MPASPILRSIICLTLSLSVPIVMAGCSQESSEEGTRKEKSTSGNNAVHRSATLRKYLRDLQEHVKAKWLPESKGESIHDRSGSVTFSIDRSGAIKNLEVLESSGNKQYDNRMLETMRQASPLPAPPATVGLPRIDFSFDMRVLNSTSITDDTDELVKIIEDTTKILNAAPRHIPSLKQRASACLALDQKRYAPMAISDLNNLLELKEADAEIYDQRSKAQRLAGDLKQYLVVAREALAANPDQLEAKLILIDALEQNNFLDEAMTLANQLVEKLPNYPDTWAARAYVYVLQGDYLKARLDIKEALAIDPENSEAYSYLGDAEVGLKQFDRALRAYSRAIKYNPDDQYSYLRRARLYNELGRYAKAIVDATQVIEIDSDNGEAYFYRAFANNKLGLKSQAVKDTAKANQFGFKG from the coding sequence ATGCCGGCATCCCCAATATTGCGCTCGATTATTTGCCTGACACTCTCTCTCAGTGTGCCAATTGTCATGGCAGGCTGCTCTCAAGAGAGTAGCGAAGAAGGCACGCGCAAAGAAAAATCCACAAGCGGCAATAATGCAGTGCACCGCTCCGCCACATTGCGCAAATATTTGCGCGACTTACAAGAGCACGTCAAAGCAAAATGGCTACCTGAGAGCAAAGGCGAGTCTATCCACGACCGCTCAGGCTCGGTCACATTTAGCATAGATCGCTCAGGCGCCATCAAAAATCTAGAAGTCCTGGAAAGCTCCGGCAATAAACAATACGACAATCGTATGCTGGAGACCATGAGACAGGCATCGCCGCTGCCGGCTCCGCCGGCCACAGTCGGTCTGCCCAGGATTGATTTTAGCTTTGATATGCGTGTGCTTAACTCCACAAGCATCACCGATGATACCGACGAATTAGTCAAAATAATCGAAGACACCACCAAAATTTTAAACGCCGCCCCCAGACATATCCCATCTCTCAAACAAAGAGCCTCAGCGTGTCTGGCTCTTGATCAAAAACGCTATGCGCCAATGGCCATAAGCGATTTAAATAATCTATTAGAGCTAAAAGAAGCCGACGCCGAAATATACGATCAAAGATCAAAAGCCCAGAGACTCGCTGGCGACCTCAAACAATATCTAGTGGTGGCCAGAGAAGCACTGGCGGCAAACCCGGATCAGCTCGAAGCAAAGCTAATCTTGATAGATGCCCTTGAGCAAAATAACTTCCTGGATGAAGCGATGACACTAGCCAACCAACTGGTGGAAAAGTTGCCCAATTATCCAGACACCTGGGCAGCCAGAGCCTATGTCTATGTGTTGCAGGGTGACTATCTCAAAGCCCGCCTCGATATCAAAGAAGCCCTTGCTATCGACCCCGAAAACAGCGAAGCTTACTCCTATCTGGGAGATGCCGAAGTAGGTCTAAAACAATTTGACCGGGCGCTGAGAGCCTATAGCCGGGCAATTAAATACAATCCAGATGATCAGTATAGCTATCTGCGTAGGGCTAGACTCTATAACGAGCTTGGCCGTTATGCCAAAGCAATTGTTGACGCCACTCAAGTAATCGAGATAGACAGCGACAATGGCGAGGCTTATTTTTACCGTGCTTTTGCCAACAACAAGCTCGGACTAAAATCACAAGCAGTCAAAGATACAGCCAAAGCCAATCAATTTGGCTTTAAGGGTTAG
- a CDS encoding NAD(P)H-hydrate dehydratase has translation MAISNLRVPTTSQIRALEATWIKSVSDSTQVNWGQVLMEIAGRAAAHCALNLWNLNPGHVAVFAGLGNNGGDGLVIARYLNLWGVPASVFIVGEGEMTSAEARANRTILESLAVEVVSLGEDDDLDEALNSITSSASILVDAIFGTGLSRPVEGIHRKVIDAINNSAKPVLAVDIPSGINSDNGQVMGTAVRADGTVTFGFLKPGFLNYPGAEYAGELSLVDIGLPDFTEPSVDIQGKDYSEYPSLFVTTCGAVQGVLPLRPTDSNKGTFGNLLTIAGSLGMSGSGVLASVSALKVGAGLSYLATARSLIIGLPPNEIVYRPLSETSAQTISSESLPEILRLVESCKAVVLGCGMSQNQDTVNLVLSLLDQIDKPCLLDADGLNALSKHPDKLTNGNNFVLTPHPKELSRLLDISVDEILHDRISAVLTAAEKFGCTVVLKGAYSLVASHDGTLYINPTGNSGMSTAGAGDVLSGIIGGLLAQGLSPFDAAISGVYIHGRAGDLALQRHNSLKQQDDIVLAGLSQLMVAGDICDYIPQAMGSVHAGELSYLEQRLAQSVSTL, from the coding sequence ATGGCAATTAGCAATCTGAGAGTGCCCACCACAAGCCAGATAAGAGCGCTCGAAGCAACATGGATCAAATCAGTGAGTGACTCCACCCAGGTCAACTGGGGTCAGGTCCTGATGGAAATTGCCGGACGTGCTGCTGCCCACTGTGCACTCAATCTATGGAATCTTAACCCCGGTCATGTGGCTGTATTTGCTGGACTGGGCAATAACGGCGGTGATGGACTGGTTATCGCTCGCTATCTCAATCTCTGGGGTGTGCCAGCCTCTGTTTTTATTGTCGGCGAAGGCGAGATGACATCAGCCGAAGCCCGCGCCAATCGCACCATCCTCGAATCACTGGCTGTGGAAGTAGTATCACTGGGCGAAGACGATGATCTCGATGAAGCGCTAAACTCAATTACATCTAGCGCATCTATATTAGTAGATGCCATATTTGGTACAGGTCTATCTAGACCTGTAGAAGGCATCCACCGCAAAGTAATCGACGCTATCAACAACAGCGCCAAGCCAGTACTGGCAGTCGATATCCCCAGCGGCATCAATAGTGACAATGGTCAGGTCATGGGCACAGCAGTGCGCGCCGATGGCACAGTCACTTTTGGCTTTTTAAAGCCAGGCTTTTTAAACTATCCCGGTGCTGAATACGCCGGTGAACTCAGTCTCGTCGATATCGGACTGCCTGATTTTACTGAGCCCAGCGTCGATATTCAGGGCAAAGACTACAGCGAATACCCCAGCCTCTTTGTCACTACCTGTGGTGCAGTGCAAGGGGTCCTGCCACTGCGTCCCACCGACTCCAATAAAGGCACCTTTGGCAATTTACTTACAATCGCTGGCAGCCTGGGCATGTCCGGCTCTGGTGTGCTAGCTAGTGTCAGCGCTCTAAAAGTAGGAGCTGGACTATCCTATCTAGCTACAGCACGCTCGCTTATCATCGGTCTGCCACCAAACGAAATAGTCTACAGACCACTATCTGAGACCTCAGCTCAGACAATCAGCTCCGAGTCTCTACCAGAGATCCTGCGTCTAGTAGAAAGCTGCAAGGCAGTGGTACTGGGCTGTGGCATGTCGCAGAATCAAGACACCGTCAACCTAGTACTAAGCCTGCTCGATCAAATCGACAAGCCCTGCTTGCTCGATGCCGATGGGCTCAACGCTCTCTCCAAGCATCCAGACAAATTGACCAATGGTAACAACTTTGTCCTCACGCCTCATCCCAAAGAGCTGTCACGTTTGCTCGATATATCTGTAGATGAAATTTTGCACGATCGCATCAGTGCAGTACTTACTGCCGCCGAAAAATTTGGCTGCACAGTGGTGCTCAAAGGCGCCTACTCACTGGTAGCAAGCCATGACGGCACACTCTATATCAATCCTACCGGTAACTCTGGTATGTCCACAGCCGGAGCAGGCGATGTCCTCTCTGGTATCATCGGCGGTTTACTGGCGCAAGGACTCTCGCCCTTTGATGCGGCCATAAGCGGTGTCTATATCCATGGACGGGCTGGCGATTTAGCTTTGCAGCGCCACAATAGTCTCAAGCAACAAGATGACATAGTCTTAGCTGGTCTCTCACAGCTCATGGTCGCTGGCGATATCTGTGACTATATCCCGCAAGCGATGGGCTCAGTGCACGCCGGTGAGTTGTCCTACCTGGAGCAGCGCCTGGCTCAGTCAGTCTCTACTCTCTAG
- a CDS encoding ABC transporter ATP-binding protein has translation MALLEIQNLATTFPTHSGVARAVDDVTLSVDKGKVLGIVGESGCGKSITSLSILRLVPPPGRIASGKILLDGVDLLQLPESKMRAVRGNRIALIPQDPMTSLNPVYTVGAQIIEAIELHQKLGHKAARQKAIEVLESVRIPEAKSRVDDYPHQFSGGMRQRVMIAMALACEPELLIADEPTTALDVTVQAQILDLLREIQKERGTAVVLITHDLGVVAEMCDTVAVMYAGSVVEYATVHELFKNPKHPYTIGLMQSIPREETDRLTPIDGQPPALTQLPSGCRFADRCKLRVDSCETSIPPLEEKSPGHVVRCFLVDKTI, from the coding sequence ATGGCACTTTTAGAAATCCAGAACCTCGCAACAACCTTTCCCACCCACAGTGGTGTGGCTCGAGCCGTAGATGACGTCACCTTATCAGTAGACAAGGGCAAGGTGCTTGGCATCGTCGGCGAGTCCGGCTGCGGCAAATCCATTACATCTCTCTCGATTTTGCGTCTTGTCCCACCACCCGGACGCATCGCCTCTGGCAAAATCCTCCTCGACGGAGTAGACCTTTTACAACTACCTGAGTCCAAAATGCGCGCAGTAAGAGGCAATCGCATCGCCCTTATCCCGCAAGACCCGATGACATCGCTCAACCCTGTCTATACAGTCGGCGCACAAATAATAGAAGCGATAGAGCTGCATCAAAAGCTCGGTCATAAAGCTGCCAGACAAAAGGCCATCGAAGTACTGGAGAGTGTGCGCATCCCTGAGGCTAAGAGCCGTGTGGATGACTATCCGCACCAGTTTAGCGGCGGTATGCGTCAGCGCGTCATGATCGCCATGGCTCTTGCTTGCGAGCCTGAGCTACTGATTGCCGACGAGCCTACCACCGCCCTTGATGTCACAGTGCAGGCGCAAATACTCGACCTTTTAAGAGAAATCCAAAAAGAGCGCGGCACAGCTGTGGTGCTTATCACCCACGATCTTGGTGTGGTCGCTGAGATGTGCGACACAGTGGCTGTTATGTATGCAGGCTCGGTAGTCGAATACGCCACAGTGCATGAGCTATTTAAAAATCCCAAGCATCCCTACACCATAGGACTAATGCAGAGCATACCGCGCGAAGAAACCGACAGACTGACGCCTATCGACGGACAACCACCGGCTTTGACGCAGTTACCATCTGGTTGTCGCTTTGCCGATAGATGCAAATTACGCGTCGATAGCTGCGAGACATCGATACCGCCACTGGAAGAAAAATCACCCGGACATGTGGTGCGCTGCTTCCTTGTTGATAAAACAATCTAG
- a CDS encoding dual specificity protein phosphatase family protein, with amino-acid sequence MTTAVKTSSTVSDTRDRTSLLSRKTGLVSLVLTAASIATPVLFASPVSALEVKTPQLDARRASQRAAFLRQASTKPIQAPEFINGPVVEQALLNSANKEAIARATQEPATADDAKASTLHDPEIAHEPQFDKAALAKAIPNFALVNQHIWRGGAPGKAGVAKLAQNGVKTIIDLRMTGVGTMAEEADAKALGLNYVHIPMTFSCPPINTVAQFMHVATNPLNQPVYVHCRQGADRTGLLIGIMRITQDHWSYRQAYSEMRQHHFKPWFGNLSKMVANYENNRQSQRQLAQATQAIQ; translated from the coding sequence GTGACAACAGCTGTAAAAACTAGCAGCACCGTATCTGATACTAGAGACAGGACTAGCCTGCTCTCCCGCAAGACAGGTCTTGTCTCTCTTGTTCTAACTGCTGCATCTATCGCTACGCCAGTCTTGTTTGCATCACCAGTGAGCGCCCTTGAGGTCAAAACACCTCAGCTCGACGCCAGAAGAGCCAGTCAGCGCGCCGCGTTTTTGCGCCAGGCCAGCACCAAGCCAATACAAGCTCCAGAATTTATCAACGGTCCGGTAGTTGAGCAAGCCTTGCTTAACTCCGCCAACAAAGAGGCTATTGCTCGAGCCACCCAGGAGCCTGCCACTGCCGACGATGCCAAAGCGTCAACCTTGCATGATCCAGAGATAGCTCATGAGCCGCAGTTTGACAAAGCGGCGCTAGCTAAAGCAATCCCCAACTTTGCCTTGGTCAATCAACACATCTGGCGCGGTGGAGCCCCGGGCAAAGCCGGTGTAGCAAAGCTTGCCCAAAACGGTGTCAAAACGATTATCGACTTGCGCATGACCGGAGTCGGCACCATGGCTGAAGAAGCCGATGCCAAGGCTCTGGGGCTTAACTATGTACATATCCCGATGACCTTTAGCTGTCCACCAATCAATACAGTGGCGCAGTTTATGCATGTCGCCACCAATCCACTCAATCAGCCAGTCTATGTGCACTGCCGTCAGGGCGCCGATCGCACAGGCTTACTTATCGGTATCATGCGCATCACCCAGGATCACTGGAGTTATAGACAAGCCTACAGCGAGATGCGCCAGCACCATTTCAAACCCTGGTTTGGCAATCTCAGCAAAATGGTGGCAAACTACGAAAACAATCGTCAGAGCCAGCGTCAACTAGCTCAAGCCACCCAGGCAATTCAATAA
- a CDS encoding NAD-binding protein, whose translation MVYTHLVEFNNEYRKFDYGSAKKRSRRIILLLRVLFKEFRGFLIVLALAVSTSICMLYFFYPRNLLPNGAMTLAQAGYYTLLMIFFESPLTYVEDLHLAPLFFILPIVGLVTIAEGVVHLGNLLFQHKRYSKEWQAMIAKTMEDHVVVCGLGNVGVRVVQHLRRFNEQVVAIESNTEARFVAEVASYDVPVLFGDVRDTAVLSNASIEKAKAIIAVTDNDLANLEASLTARELNPNIRVVIRMFDQNLAKKVEKSMGIQGAYSSSARSARLFAQAAISGDIIDSFEFGGTVINAVQLPVEASGSLVGLDVDHLRSGYEVTILCHEKADGTVDWNPAPTNRLELGDKLLIMTDRDGLKRLKPLSERASSVQTKQ comes from the coding sequence TTGGTTTATACTCATCTTGTGGAATTTAACAACGAGTACAGAAAGTTTGACTATGGCAGTGCAAAAAAGCGCAGTCGTCGCATCATCCTTTTGCTTAGAGTTTTATTTAAAGAATTTCGTGGGTTTCTTATTGTCCTTGCTTTAGCAGTGAGCACATCGATATGCATGCTCTATTTTTTCTATCCGCGCAATTTACTGCCTAACGGTGCGATGACACTGGCTCAGGCCGGCTATTACACGCTGTTGATGATTTTCTTTGAGAGTCCTCTGACTTATGTAGAGGACTTGCATCTGGCTCCACTGTTTTTTATTTTGCCGATTGTCGGTCTGGTCACAATTGCCGAGGGTGTGGTGCACCTTGGTAATTTACTCTTTCAGCACAAACGATACTCAAAGGAGTGGCAGGCAATGATTGCTAAAACCATGGAAGACCACGTGGTAGTGTGCGGTCTCGGCAATGTTGGCGTGAGAGTAGTGCAACATCTGCGCCGCTTTAACGAGCAAGTAGTTGCCATCGAATCTAATACCGAAGCCAGATTTGTGGCCGAGGTAGCAAGCTATGATGTGCCAGTACTATTTGGCGATGTGCGCGATACCGCTGTACTCTCCAACGCCTCAATCGAAAAGGCCAAAGCGATAATTGCTGTCACCGACAATGATCTGGCCAATCTCGAAGCCTCACTGACAGCCAGAGAACTCAATCCAAATATCCGCGTTGTAATCAGGATGTTTGATCAAAACCTGGCTAAAAAAGTAGAAAAATCTATGGGTATTCAAGGCGCTTATAGCTCCTCTGCTCGCTCTGCCAGACTCTTTGCCCAGGCTGCTATCAGTGGCGACATCATTGACTCTTTTGAGTTTGGTGGGACAGTCATCAATGCTGTGCAATTGCCTGTGGAAGCATCGGGTAGTCTTGTTGGTCTTGATGTCGATCATTTACGCAGCGGCTACGAAGTGACAATCCTCTGCCACGAAAAAGCAGACGGTACTGTGGATTGGAACCCAGCCCCGACTAACAGACTCGAACTGGGCGATAAACTGCTGATAATGACTGATCGTGACGGTTTGAAGCGATTGAAGCCGCTTTCGGAACGGGCCTCGTCCGTGCAAACAAAGCAATAA